Proteins from a single region of Carassius carassius chromosome 37, fCarCar2.1, whole genome shotgun sequence:
- the tmem82 gene encoding transmembrane protein 82, which produces MLSFISRFLPSVPTWLTPSATPLHSVLQGLVGACGIWVLRNLLKTYLFVEAQSIADPETDIKRRNRLNGGLTEKIQFWVLTVVLSVVGSRVASLVVLEFSLRAISARITGGSDSINDPLLLLLVQCQFSLGCALTCSLNFLHEGAPQGWLSLLLAVGLSWFLASRCSRVWRHVNTMYSIHSTQRYCGLCIGLLTTGSSILTWLCSALIITFSVSGFAAISNINQHFLSTTEALRFWTPLTICYTLLVVYMNGDQHHPPGQQILNTVVVRLGGLFVLLITVGSWSDVLHVLICFTGEAACLFTSQDILEAIYQQVTYMPKGPLKRPGNREELRNLERKLD; this is translated from the exons ATGTTGTCATTCATTTCTCGCTTTCTGCCAAGTGTTCCTACTTGGCTAACACCAAGTGCTACTCCTTTACACAGTGTTTTACAAG GGCTTGTGGGTGCTTGTGGAATCTGGGTTCTTCGTAACCTTTTAAAAACGTACTTGTTTGTTGAGGCACAGAG TATCGCAGATCCTGAAACAGACATTAAACGACGGAACAGACTGAATGGTGGACTAACAGAGAAAATTCAGTTCTGGGTCCTAACAGTGGTTCTTTCAGTTGTGGGGTCTCGCGTTGCATCACTGGTAGTGCTAGAGTTCTCTCTTAGAGCCATTTCAGCAAGGATCACAGGAGGATCA GACTCAATAAATGACCCATTGTTACTGCTGCTTGTCCAGTGCCAGTTCTCCTTGGGCTGCGCATTAACCTGCAGCCTTAATTTCCTCCATGAGGGGGCACCGCAGGGCTGGCTAAGCCTCCTTCTTGCAGTTGGGCTGAGCTGGTTCTTGGCAAGCCGGTGCAGCAGAGTATGGCGACATGTGAATACAATGTATTCAATACATAGTACACAGCGCTATTGTGGACTTTGCATTGGACTATTAACCACTGGCAGTTCTATATTAACCTGGCTCTGCAGTGCCCTAATTATAACTTTTAGTGTATCTGGATTTGCTGCTATATCAAACATTAACCAACACTTTCTATCAACCACCGAGGCTCTGAGATTTTGGACCCCACTCACAATCTGCTACACTCTGCTGGTTGTGTACATGAATG GGGATCAACATCATCCACCCGGCCAGCAGATTCTCAATACAGTTGTTGTGCGATTGGGTGGGCTTTTTGTGTTACTGATTACAGTGGGCAGCTGGTCAGATGTGCTCCATGTTCTAATCTGCTTCACTGGTGAAGCTGCATGCCTCTTTACATCTCAAGACATTTTGGAAGCCATATACCAG CAAGTCACCTACATGCCTAAAGGCCCTTTAAAAAGACCTGGAAATCGGGAAGAACTAAGGAATTTGGAAAGGAAACTGGACTAg
- the sult1st5 gene encoding sulfotransferase family 1, cytosolic sulfotransferase 5, whose protein sequence is MDGTTRERLSQIEGIPLPERVVKYWARVETFQASNEDLLIATYPKAGTTWIQEVVDSILNEGDVEKCKRAPTQVRMPFLEMTATDGSSSGITKLEVMDPPRVIKTHLPIQLVPRSFWDAGCKVIYMARNPKDTVVSYYHFDRMNLYQPEPGPWPQYLEKFMKGQLGWGSWYDHVKGYWRERHNKEILYVLYEDMKEDPVREVTRIAQFLKRQLSKSTIEHIVQMTAFSAMRENPMANYSTISDTIFDRTASEFMRKGDVGDWKNHFSAEEDAAFEEHYHKIMCDCPIAIRFTI, encoded by the exons ATGGATGGGACAACCCGCGAAAGGCTGAGTCAGATTGAGGGTATCCCATTACCAGAGCGAGTGGTGAAGTACTGGGCAAGAGTGGAGACCTTCCAGGCGTCAAATGAGGATCTACTCATTGCCACGTATCCTAAAGCAG GAACTACGTGGATACAGGAAGTAGTGGATAGCATCCTGAATGAAGGAGATGTTGAAAAGTGCAAACGTGCACCCACTCAGGTGCGCATGCCATTCTTAGAGATGACTGCTACTGACGGTTCAAGTTCTG GTATAACTAAGCTGGAGGTTATGGATCCCCCTCGTGTTATTAAAACCCATCTTCCCATCCAACTTGTGCCTCGTTCTTTTTGGGATGCTGGTTGCAAG GTTATATATATGGCCCGTAATCCGAAGGACACTGTGGTTTCATATTACCACTTTGACCGCATGAATCTTTACCAGCCAGAGCCTGGCCCTTGGCCACAATATCTGGAGAAGTTCATGAAAGGGCAAT TGGGTTGGGGATCCTGGTATGACCATGTTAAAGGATACTGGAGGGAAAGACATAACAAGGAAATCCTTTACGTATTATATGAAGACATGAAAGAG GACCCTGTTCGTGAAGTAACCCGCATTGCTCAATTCCTCAAGCGTCAGTTATCAAAAAGTACAATAGAGCATATTGTGcaaatgacagcattttcagCTATGCGAGAAAACCCCATGGCAAACTACTCAACTATATCCGATACAATCTTTGATCGCACAGCCTCAGAGTTCATGAGAAaag gtGATGTTGGTGACTGGAAGAATCACTTCAGTGCAGAAGAGGATGCTGCATTTGAGGAACACTATCACAAAATAATGTGTGATTGTCCTATTGCGATACGGTTCACAATATGA
- the szrd1 gene encoding SUZ domain-containing protein 1 isoform X1: MDDEEVAESWEEAADSGVNEMERRLEEKLRISQKERLSSGSPSRSPMRTAIVIQDDSLPAAPPPQIRILKRPSSNGSLGSSVTQTRPSPQVKSLAQREAEYAEARKRILGSATPDDTPQERPNSDRSPRGSSHTLSEENRTGNHVVRQPAGPDGTQGFHHQRR; encoded by the exons ATGGATGATGAGGAGGTCGCCGAGAGTTGGGAAGAGGCCGCCGATAGTGGGGTAAAT GAAATGGAAAGAAGACTAGAAGAAAAGCTTCGAATTAGTCAGAAAGAAAG ACTTTCAAGTGGCAGTCCGAGCCGTTCTCCAATGAGGACAGCGATCGTAATCCAGGACGACTCCCTCCCCGCGGCACCCCCACCTCAGATCCGTATTTTAAAGCGACCCTCCAGTAATGGATCTTTAGGATCTTCTGTGACGCAGACTCGACCCTCCCCACAAGTAAAGTCCTTAGCTCAGCGAGAGGCAGAATACGCAGAGGCCAGGAAGAGAATCCTTGGCAGTGCTACTCCTGATGACACACCACAGGAGAGACCCAATTCAGACCG ATCCCCACGTGGAAGCAGCCATACACTTTCAGAGGAAAACAGAACAGGAAACCATGTGGTTCGACAGCCAGCAGGTCCAGATGGTACACAAGGTTTTCACCACCAGCGCAGATAG
- the szrd1 gene encoding SUZ domain-containing protein 1 isoform X2 encodes MDDEEVAESWEEAADSGEMERRLEEKLRISQKERLSSGSPSRSPMRTAIVIQDDSLPAAPPPQIRILKRPSSNGSLGSSVTQTRPSPQVKSLAQREAEYAEARKRILGSATPDDTPQERPNSDRSPRGSSHTLSEENRTGNHVVRQPAGPDGTQGFHHQRR; translated from the exons ATGGATGATGAGGAGGTCGCCGAGAGTTGGGAAGAGGCCGCCGATAGTGGG GAAATGGAAAGAAGACTAGAAGAAAAGCTTCGAATTAGTCAGAAAGAAAG ACTTTCAAGTGGCAGTCCGAGCCGTTCTCCAATGAGGACAGCGATCGTAATCCAGGACGACTCCCTCCCCGCGGCACCCCCACCTCAGATCCGTATTTTAAAGCGACCCTCCAGTAATGGATCTTTAGGATCTTCTGTGACGCAGACTCGACCCTCCCCACAAGTAAAGTCCTTAGCTCAGCGAGAGGCAGAATACGCAGAGGCCAGGAAGAGAATCCTTGGCAGTGCTACTCCTGATGACACACCACAGGAGAGACCCAATTCAGACCG ATCCCCACGTGGAAGCAGCCATACACTTTCAGAGGAAAACAGAACAGGAAACCATGTGGTTCGACAGCCAGCAGGTCCAGATGGTACACAAGGTTTTCACCACCAGCGCAGATAG
- the szrd1 gene encoding SUZ domain-containing protein 1 isoform X3, producing MERRLEEKLRISQKERLSSGSPSRSPMRTAIVIQDDSLPAAPPPQIRILKRPSSNGSLGSSVTQTRPSPQVKSLAQREAEYAEARKRILGSATPDDTPQERPNSDRSPRGSSHTLSEENRTGNHVVRQPAGPDGTQGFHHQRR from the exons ATGGAAAGAAGACTAGAAGAAAAGCTTCGAATTAGTCAGAAAGAAAG ACTTTCAAGTGGCAGTCCGAGCCGTTCTCCAATGAGGACAGCGATCGTAATCCAGGACGACTCCCTCCCCGCGGCACCCCCACCTCAGATCCGTATTTTAAAGCGACCCTCCAGTAATGGATCTTTAGGATCTTCTGTGACGCAGACTCGACCCTCCCCACAAGTAAAGTCCTTAGCTCAGCGAGAGGCAGAATACGCAGAGGCCAGGAAGAGAATCCTTGGCAGTGCTACTCCTGATGACACACCACAGGAGAGACCCAATTCAGACCG ATCCCCACGTGGAAGCAGCCATACACTTTCAGAGGAAAACAGAACAGGAAACCATGTGGTTCGACAGCCAGCAGGTCCAGATGGTACACAAGGTTTTCACCACCAGCGCAGATAG